From a region of the Candidatus Kapaibacterium sp. genome:
- a CDS encoding T9SS type A sorting domain-containing protein translates to MKRFLAYFAVLGLFAVLFATSASAQGLKLERSVIGSGGMVAAQNNTEYSLNGVTGQFAIGTLIDQSPGSQNWDLNQGFWIPEPLSGTSVEDNDPLAQNDLFNYPNPVNRNTTIEYYLPSAAYVTLTVYDMTGNRVKVLYDGYQSGGKQTMDWDTKADNGVELSSGSYLYEVQVRSSNMAGADTFKSFSNRNIMVIVR, encoded by the coding sequence ATGAAAAGATTTCTTGCGTATTTCGCAGTCTTAGGGTTGTTCGCAGTGTTGTTCGCAACAAGCGCATCCGCTCAAGGCTTAAAGCTGGAGAGATCTGTAATCGGGAGTGGTGGCATGGTTGCTGCCCAAAATAATACCGAATACAGCTTAAACGGCGTTACAGGTCAATTTGCCATAGGTACATTGATCGACCAGAGTCCCGGCTCTCAAAACTGGGATTTGAATCAAGGCTTTTGGATTCCCGAACCACTATCAGGTACTAGTGTGGAAGACAATGATCCATTAGCTCAAAACGACCTGTTCAACTACCCTAACCCGGTAAACAGGAATACTACAATCGAGTACTATCTGCCATCGGCTGCATACGTAACATTAACTGTTTACGATATGACCGGTAATCGCGTTAAAGTACTCTATGACGGATACCAATCAGGCGGCAAACAAACAATGGATTGGGATACAAAGGCTGACAATGGCGTCGAACTAAGCTCAGGTTCATATTTGTACGAAGTTCAAGTTCGTTCATCCAATATGGCAGGGGCTGATACATTCAAGAGTTTCAGTAACAGAAACATTATGGTTATCGTAAGATAA
- a CDS encoding exonuclease domain-containing protein, producing MASIRETNFVVTDVETTGSDPKMHRITEIGCVTARSGLITEKYTTLANPHQAIPEFIQKMTGITDAMVRRAPEFVDAIPGIKAMFRKPDTIFVAHNSEFDYRFVKASFERSGFVFECEKLCSLKLARKLLPTDIKKNVGSLANFFGIPIISRHRALDDAEATAYILLELLNIAENEHDILTTEELLDFQNRTQRTFKPKEEVLTKLSISADNFPYGQGLLIFKNLSDDILFVSKSSNLRATVVRMIVKAENQSKKIADMISATDKVEYIECASDLHLELDYFRILNESSPPFNITPPLNGANNNAVVDEPKLDALKSIQNLENLLGKDFIKKIAESIAPKKEVCKDIAVVINDNEHNYLCDVFLICDGNLHFHKTIGKKSELTEIHHQLDLMQKTQNGGTDKVEWDIISMWLDKRRNQSTVIELKGKDIQSIAHSLEKAIRS from the coding sequence ATGGCTTCAATCAGGGAAACAAATTTTGTCGTGACAGATGTCGAAACAACAGGTTCCGACCCTAAGATGCACCGAATCACGGAAATCGGCTGTGTGACAGCACGTAGTGGTTTGATTACAGAAAAATACACTACTCTTGCTAATCCGCACCAAGCAATACCGGAGTTTATCCAGAAAATGACCGGCATTACCGATGCGATGGTTCGCCGAGCACCTGAATTCGTTGACGCTATTCCGGGGATTAAAGCGATGTTCCGCAAACCGGATACAATATTTGTAGCTCATAATTCCGAATTTGATTATAGATTTGTTAAGGCTTCATTCGAGCGTTCAGGTTTTGTTTTCGAATGTGAAAAGTTGTGCTCTTTGAAACTTGCACGAAAACTACTTCCAACTGATATTAAGAAGAATGTCGGTTCGCTTGCAAATTTTTTCGGTATCCCGATAATTTCACGCCATAGAGCATTAGATGATGCTGAAGCTACTGCATATATACTTCTCGAGCTCTTGAATATTGCCGAGAATGAACATGATATTTTAACAACTGAAGAGTTATTAGATTTTCAGAACCGCACACAAAGAACATTCAAGCCTAAGGAGGAAGTATTAACAAAGCTTTCAATCTCCGCTGACAACTTCCCATACGGGCAAGGATTATTGATATTCAAAAACTTAAGCGATGATATTCTTTTCGTGAGCAAAAGCAGCAATCTACGAGCTACCGTAGTGCGTATGATAGTTAAAGCAGAAAATCAATCAAAAAAGATTGCGGATATGATTTCAGCTACAGACAAAGTCGAATATATCGAATGTGCTTCCGACCTGCATCTCGAGCTTGATTATTTCAGAATTTTGAACGAAAGTTCACCTCCTTTCAATATAACACCGCCTTTGAACGGAGCCAATAATAATGCTGTAGTAGATGAACCTAAACTCGATGCTTTAAAAAGCATTCAAAATCTTGAGAATTTGCTTGGCAAAGATTTCATCAAAAAGATAGCTGAAAGTATTGCACCCAAGAAAGAAGTCTGTAAAGACATTGCAGTTGTCATTAATGACAATGAACACAATTATCTATGTGATGTTTTCTTAATATGTGACGGAAATTTGCATTTCCACAAAACTATCGGTAAGAAGTCTGAACTGACAGAAATACATCACCAATTAGACTTGATGCAAAAAACCCAAAATGGTGGTACTGACAAAGTTGAGTGGGATATAATCAGCATGTGGTTGGACAAGCGAAGAAACCAATCAACTGTAATAGAATTAAAAGGCAAAGACATCCAGTCTATTGCTCATAGTTTGGAAAAAGCAATCCGCTCTTGA
- a CDS encoding TonB-dependent receptor, with amino-acid sequence MGICNKYGFLLFFILLANIVGIYSEEMELFDDKSSSLSGIIKDKNTGETLIGATVIIKETKLGARTNKTGFYTIPKIPPGEYTVVVSYLGYERLESKFNFVAGVPIRNDFNMNQSEVVLNEIFVEAQREVERRQISISKVNVPVQTIKNIRVGGESDVFRTLQYLPGVLTSSQISSGLFVRGGSPDQNLVLLDGSIVYNPTHLFGFISTFNTDAIKDVELIKGGFDAEYGGRMSAVLNLTQKDGNRNKFSGLASIGAISSRAFVEGPLFNGSFSVSARRTYFDLIKKLIKENPEEPIPDFGFYDLNAKITQDFGDNDKVSISGFNSSDQLAFESFGLGLTLDIGNRMLASRWTHIFNNQLFSTVNLSYSNYYNNFRGDQSGYQFLIDNSITDYTLKANLEWFVSEDITFKSGVETSSFKFQYLQNFTGDTDSTAVGSSGGSTNLTIDDWHTSVYAQTKWSITELFSIQAGLRTNYWQLSDMVNFEPRISARYRFTDRIALKAASGIFHQNLRLATQPDFSFFDTWLPTDSTVPASKSTHYILSLETMPYDGYDLTFDAYYKKFDNVSELNTTALQGATVSDVFFIGEANAWGAEVFLQKRFGKFNGWMGYAIGFIESKFDSINKGEAFRPKYDRTHDFKVVGQYELNDRWEFGATFYFQTGQSYTGASSRFHTQLPGQIRGRGKTVPTQRYGLRLPPSHQLNLTAIYSFQMFGLDSKMIIDIYNVYNRRDILVRFFNTREDETVIEDVKLIPIIPSISLEVKF; translated from the coding sequence ATGGGAATCTGTAATAAATACGGCTTTTTGCTGTTTTTCATATTGTTAGCTAATATTGTTGGCATTTACTCCGAAGAAATGGAGCTTTTTGATGATAAATCATCTTCATTGAGCGGTATAATCAAAGATAAAAATACCGGCGAGACATTGATTGGTGCTACTGTTATCATAAAGGAAACCAAACTTGGTGCCAGAACTAACAAAACAGGCTTCTATACGATTCCAAAAATTCCACCGGGTGAATATACAGTCGTAGTAAGTTATTTAGGGTACGAAAGACTTGAAAGCAAGTTCAATTTCGTTGCAGGCGTTCCAATCAGAAATGATTTCAATATGAATCAAAGTGAAGTAGTTCTGAATGAAATTTTTGTAGAAGCTCAGAGAGAAGTCGAACGTCGCCAAATATCAATAAGTAAGGTGAATGTGCCCGTCCAGACTATTAAAAATATCAGAGTAGGCGGCGAATCGGACGTATTCAGAACTTTGCAATATTTGCCCGGAGTGCTTACTTCATCGCAAATATCAAGCGGGCTATTTGTTCGTGGCGGCTCGCCTGACCAAAACCTCGTGTTGCTTGACGGCTCCATCGTTTATAACCCGACGCATTTGTTCGGATTCATTTCTACCTTCAACACCGATGCAATCAAAGATGTCGAACTCATCAAAGGTGGATTTGATGCGGAATACGGTGGCAGAATGTCTGCAGTCTTGAACCTGACTCAAAAAGATGGCAATCGCAACAAATTCTCCGGATTGGCATCAATTGGGGCAATTTCATCAAGGGCATTTGTTGAAGGTCCGCTGTTTAACGGAAGTTTTTCAGTTTCTGCACGTCGCACATACTTCGATTTAATCAAAAAACTCATAAAAGAAAATCCCGAAGAGCCTATCCCAGACTTTGGTTTTTATGATTTGAATGCTAAGATAACACAAGATTTCGGCGACAATGACAAAGTCTCTATCAGCGGGTTCAATAGTTCCGACCAATTGGCTTTTGAAAGTTTCGGTCTCGGACTAACGCTTGATATTGGCAACAGGATGTTGGCAAGCCGTTGGACTCATATTTTTAACAATCAATTGTTCTCGACAGTTAATTTGAGCTACAGTAATTATTACAACAACTTTCGCGGCGACCAATCGGGTTATCAATTCCTTATAGATAATTCAATCACAGATTACACTCTCAAGGCTAATTTGGAGTGGTTTGTCAGCGAAGATATTACATTCAAAAGCGGGGTTGAAACATCGAGTTTCAAATTCCAATATTTGCAGAATTTCACAGGTGACACAGATTCAACAGCAGTCGGCTCATCGGGTGGAAGTACGAATTTGACAATAGATGATTGGCACACAAGCGTATATGCTCAGACCAAATGGTCAATCACAGAATTATTCTCGATACAAGCCGGATTGCGTACAAATTATTGGCAATTGAGCGATATGGTAAATTTTGAGCCGAGAATTTCTGCGAGATATAGATTTACAGATAGAATTGCTCTAAAAGCGGCAAGCGGAATTTTTCATCAAAATTTGAGGCTTGCGACTCAACCGGATTTCTCCTTTTTTGACACGTGGCTGCCAACCGATTCTACAGTGCCTGCAAGCAAATCAACCCATTATATTTTGAGTTTGGAAACAATGCCTTATGATGGTTATGATTTGACTTTCGATGCATATTACAAAAAATTCGACAATGTCAGTGAACTTAACACAACTGCATTACAAGGGGCAACAGTTTCTGACGTATTTTTTATTGGAGAAGCTAATGCTTGGGGTGCTGAGGTATTCCTGCAAAAACGTTTCGGTAAATTTAACGGCTGGATGGGATATGCGATTGGCTTTATCGAATCAAAATTCGATAGCATCAACAAAGGTGAAGCTTTTCGTCCAAAGTATGACAGAACCCATGATTTCAAGGTCGTTGGGCAATATGAATTGAACGACAGATGGGAATTCGGGGCAACATTTTATTTCCAAACAGGGCAATCTTATACCGGTGCATCATCACGATTTCATACGCAATTGCCGGGGCAAATCAGAGGTAGAGGAAAAACGGTACCTACTCAAAGATACGGATTACGATTGCCACCGTCTCACCAACTTAATCTAACAGCAATCTACAGTTTCCAAATGTTTGGTTTAGATTCTAAAATGATTATTGATATTTACAATGTTTACAACAGACGAGACATTTTGGTCAGATTCTTCAACACTCGTGAAGATGAAACAGTCATAGAAGATGTTAAGCTTATTCCAATTATTCCGTCCATTTCATTAGAAGTAAAGTTTTGA
- a CDS encoding RsmB/NOP family class I SAM-dependent RNA methyltransferase: MKLSSLLKIASQVTEVAIKSPKPTDGIVSEFLRKRKNFGSKERRFLSENIFSTLRNFILLKHFADKFSSDNNIAGNEFFLMSACNCFLSADKKFVEFGSFEIFNRLNSTSESDFKNLLINDISIETKETISTINDWLSATESFVKELDNHIKSHPNDLKNLELRYSFPHNLLVEIDKTSVETIKYATKSIYPASVNLRVSTTISSKNEIEQMLDSMNISYESGKLSPSSIILNERAKIDNTLEYKSGKFEIQDEGSQLIGFACNPNSTDKILDACAGAGGKSLHLSDLTMGNSDIVAADVEFNRLRELKIRASRGGLNNISAIHIKSPDLASLKNTFSGTQFDLVLVDAPCSGMGTIRRDPMKKLRLTDRLLARLAEKQKRILSDYSNFVKPGGILVYATCSVMPQENQEVVDYFLQNNENFAPDALKPHFSSHGIELPDLGEQDFSYTTKTYVHNCDGFYMARMRKVY; the protein is encoded by the coding sequence ATGAAACTATCTTCATTATTAAAAATTGCATCGCAAGTGACTGAAGTTGCGATTAAGTCACCCAAGCCCACTGATGGCATCGTTTCGGAATTTTTACGTAAACGTAAAAACTTCGGGAGTAAAGAACGCAGATTCTTATCAGAAAACATATTCTCAACTCTGCGGAATTTCATTTTGCTGAAGCATTTCGCTGACAAGTTCTCGAGCGACAACAACATTGCCGGCAACGAGTTCTTCCTTATGTCGGCGTGTAATTGCTTCTTGTCCGCAGACAAAAAGTTTGTGGAATTTGGTTCATTCGAGATTTTTAATCGTTTAAACAGCACTTCTGAATCGGATTTTAAAAACTTATTAATAAATGACATTTCAATTGAAACAAAAGAAACGATTTCGACGATAAATGATTGGTTAAGTGCTACTGAATCTTTTGTTAAAGAACTCGATAATCACATCAAATCACATCCCAATGATTTAAAGAACCTTGAATTACGCTACTCTTTCCCTCATAACTTGTTAGTTGAGATAGACAAAACTTCTGTTGAGACAATCAAATATGCTACAAAATCAATTTATCCTGCATCGGTAAACCTCCGCGTTAGTACAACTATCTCCTCGAAAAATGAGATTGAGCAGATGTTGGATAGCATGAACATATCATATGAATCCGGTAAATTGTCACCAAGTTCGATAATTTTGAACGAAAGAGCCAAAATTGATAACACGCTCGAATATAAAAGCGGCAAATTTGAAATTCAAGACGAGGGTAGTCAATTGATTGGATTTGCTTGCAATCCGAATTCAACAGACAAAATACTCGATGCGTGTGCAGGCGCCGGCGGTAAGTCGCTTCATTTATCGGACTTGACTATGGGTAATTCTGATATTGTGGCAGCAGACGTCGAATTCAATCGCTTACGTGAACTGAAAATTCGTGCTTCTCGTGGTGGGCTTAACAACATTTCGGCTATTCATATCAAATCACCTGATTTAGCTTCGCTCAAGAACACTTTTAGCGGTACTCAATTTGATTTGGTGCTTGTTGACGCACCGTGCTCCGGGATGGGTACAATCAGACGAGACCCTATGAAAAAGCTGAGACTTACAGATAGATTGTTAGCGAGATTGGCTGAAAAGCAAAAGAGAATTTTGAGCGATTACTCAAATTTTGTCAAACCGGGTGGGATTTTGGTCTATGCCACTTGCTCTGTTATGCCGCAGGAAAATCAAGAAGTTGTAGATTACTTTTTGCAAAATAATGAGAACTTCGCACCGGACGCACTCAAACCACATTTCTCATCTCATGGAATCGAACTGCCGGATTTGGGCGAACAAGATTTCAGCTATACAACTAAGACATACGTCCATAATTGTGATGGCTTTTATATGGCGAGAATGCGAAAGGTATATTAG
- a CDS encoding HAD family phosphatase has protein sequence MLVKNIIFDFGGVFYDVDYRRTIEALAMISPEGERLRAMQLNDILDMPEIYEKGLIDSASFISDIRQQYSIQSPENVIIEAWNAMLLGLKADAISIAEQFAAQFNIIILSNTNEIHFQKFKDECIDFFSKFQEVFFSHEIGLRKPDMEVFDFVCKKMKFSPDETIFIDDNIKNSSGAIKMGIKFIHFGSSMDLSGLLHSIRNITHINLK, from the coding sequence ATGTTAGTTAAAAATATAATTTTTGATTTCGGCGGCGTTTTTTATGATGTTGATTATCGCAGAACTATAGAGGCTCTGGCGATGATTTCACCCGAAGGTGAAAGACTTAGAGCAATGCAGCTCAATGACATACTCGATATGCCTGAGATTTATGAAAAGGGTTTGATAGATTCAGCATCTTTCATCTCCGATATCCGCCAGCAATATAGTATTCAATCACCTGAAAATGTCATTATCGAAGCTTGGAATGCCATGCTTCTTGGCTTAAAAGCTGATGCAATCTCAATAGCTGAACAATTTGCTGCACAATTCAACATTATCATTTTGAGCAATACAAATGAAATTCATTTCCAAAAATTTAAAGATGAGTGCATAGATTTCTTTTCGAAATTTCAAGAAGTTTTCTTTTCTCATGAAATTGGATTGAGAAAACCCGATATGGAAGTTTTTGATTTTGTTTGCAAAAAAATGAAATTTAGTCCCGATGAAACAATTTTCATAGATGACAATATTAAGAATTCATCAGGGGCTATAAAGATGGGAATCAAATTTATACACTTTGGTAGTAGCATGGATTTGTCAGGATTATTACACAGTATAAGAAATATTACACACATTAATTTAAAATAA